A genome region from Taeniopygia guttata chromosome 18, bTaeGut7.mat, whole genome shotgun sequence includes the following:
- the LOC105760990 gene encoding myosin-1B, with protein sequence MSTDAEMAIFGEAAPYLRKSEKERIEAQNKPFDAKSSVFVVHAKESYVKSTIQSREPGKITVKTEGGETLTVKEDQIFSMNPPKYDKIEDMAMMTHLHEPAVLYNLKERYAAWMIYTYSGLFCVTVNPYKWLPVYNPEVVLAYRGKKRQEAPPHIFSISDNAYQFMLTDRENQSILITGESGAGKTVNTKRVIQYFATIAASGEKKKEEQTSGKMQGTLEDQIISANPLLEAFGNAKTVRNDNSSRFGKFIRIHFGATGKLASADIETYLLEKSRVTFQLKAERSYHIFYQIMSNRKPELIEMLLITTNPYDYLYVSQGEITVPSINDQEELMATDSAIDILGFSADEKTAIYKLTGAVMHYGNLKFKQKQREEQAEPDGTEVADKAAYLMGLNSADLLKALCYPRVKVGNEYVTKGQTVQQVYNSVGALAKSVFEKMFLWMVVRINQQLDTKQPRQYFIGVLDIAGFEIFDFNSLEQLCINFTNEKLQQFFNHHMFVLEQEEYKKEGIEWEFIDFGMDLAACIELIEKPMGIFSILEEECMFPKATDTSFKNKLYDQHLGKSNNFQKPKPGKGKAEAHFSLVHYAGTVDYNITGWLEKNKDPLNETVVGLYQKSSLKTLALLFASAGGAEAESSGGGGKKGAKKKGSSFQTVSALFRENLNKLMSNLRSTHPHFVRCLIPNETKTPGAMEHELVLHQLRCNGVLEGIRICRKGFPSRILYADFKQRYKVLNASAIPEGQFIDSKKASEKLLGSIDVDHTQYKFGHTKVFFKAGLLGLLEEMRDEKLAELITRTQAMCRGYLMRVEFKKMMERRESIFCIQYNVRSFMNVKHWPWMKLFFKIKPLLKSAESEKEMANMKEEFEKTKEELAKSEAKRKELEEKMVALVQEKNDLQLQVQAEADGLADAEERCDQLIKTKIQLEAKIKELTERAEEEEEMNAELTAKKRKLEDECSELKKDIDDLELTLAKVEKEKHATENKVKNLTEEMAALDETIAKLTKEKKALQEAHQQTLDDLQAEEDKVNTLTKAKSKLEQQVDDLEGSLEQEKKLRMDLERAKRKLEGDLKLAQDSIMDLENDKQQLDEKLKKKDFEISQIQSKTEDEQALGMQLQKKIKELQARIEELEEEIEAERTSRAKAEKHRADLSRELEEISERLEEAGGATAAQVEMNKKREAEFQKMRRDLEEATLQHEATAAALRKKHADSTAELGEQIDNLQRVKQKLEKEKSELKMEIDDLASNMESVSKAKANLEKMCRSLEDQLSEIKTKEEEQQRIINDLSVQRARLQTESGEFSRQVDEKDALISQLSRGKQAFTQQTEELKRHLEEEIKAKNALAHALQSARHDCDLLREQYEEEQEAKGELQRALSKANSEVAQWRTKYETDAIQRTEELEEAKKKLAQRLQDAEEHVEAVNAKCASLEKTKQRLQNEVEDLMIDVERSNAACAALDKKQKNFDKILAEWKQKYEETQAELEASQKESRSLSTELFKMKNAYEESLDHLETMKRENKNLQQEISDLTEQIAEGGKAIHELEKVKKQIEQEKSEIQAALEEAEASLEHEEGKILRLQLELNQVKSEIDRKIAEKDEEIEQMKRNHLRVVDSMQSTLDAEIRSRNEALRLKKKMEGDLNEIEIQLSHANRQAAEAQKNLRNTQGVLKDTQIHLDDALRSQEDLKEQVAMVERRANLLQAEIEELRAALEQTERSRKVAEQELLDASERVQLLHSQNTSLINTKKKLETDIAQIQGEMEDTIQEARNAEEKAKKAITDAAMMAEELKKEQDTSAHLERMKKNLDQTVKDLQHRLDEAEQLALKGGKKQIQKLEARVRELEGEVDAEQKRSAEAVKGVRKYERRVKELTYQSEEDRKNVLRLQDLVDKLQTKVKAYKRQAEEAEELSNVNLSKFRKIQHELEEAEKRADIAESQVNKLRAKSREISKKAESEE encoded by the exons ATGTCTACGGACGCTGAGATGGCCATCTTTGGGGAGGCTGCTCCTTACCTCCGAAAGTCAGAGAAGGAGAGAATTGAGGCCCAGAACAAACCTTTTGATGCCAAGTCATCTGTCTTTGTGGTACATGCAAAGGAGTCCTATGTGAAGAGTACAATTCAGAGCAGGGAACCAGGAAAAATCACGGTCAAGACTGAAGGGGGAGAG ACCCTGACCGTGAAAGAAGATCAAATCTTCTCCATGAACCCTCCCAAGTATGACAAAATCGAGGACATGGCCATGATGACCCACCTCCACGAACCCGCCGTGCTGTACAACCTCAAAGAGCGTTACGCAGCCTGGATGATCTAC ACCTACTCGGGTCTCTTCTGCGTCACTGTCAACCCCTACAAGTGGCTGCCGGTGTACAACCCCGAGGTGGTGTTGGCCTACCGAGGCAAGAAGCGCCAGGAGGCCCCTCCACACATCTTCTCCATCTCTGACAACGCCTATCAGTTCATGCTGACTG ATCGGGAGAACCAGTCCATCCTGATCAC CGGAGAATCCGGGGCCGGGAAGACTGTGAACACCAAGCGTGTCATCCAGTACTTTGCAACAATTGCAGCTAGtggagagaagaagaaggaggagcagACCTCAGGCAAAATGCAG GGGACACTTGAGGATCAAATCATCAGTGCCAACCCACTGCTGGAGGCCTTTGGAAATGCCAAGACCGTGAGGAATGACAACTCCTCACGCTTT gGTAAATTCATCAGAATCCATTTTGGTGCCACAGGCAAACTGGCTTCTGCTGACATTGAAACAT ATCTGCTGGAGAAGTCCAGAGTCACTTTCCAGCTCAAGGCGGAAAGGAGCTACCACATCTTTTATCAGATCATGTCCAACAGGAAGCCAGAACTAATTG AGATGTTACTGATCACCACCAACCCCTATGACTATCTGTATGTGAGTCAGGGTGAGATCACAGTTCCCAGCATTAACGACCAGGAGGAGCTGATGGCCACCGAT AGTGCCATTGACATCCTGGGCTTCAGTGCTGATGAGAAAACAGCCATCTACAAGCTGACAGGGGCTGTCATGCACTATGGGAACCTGAAGTTCAAGCAGAAACAACgagaggagcaggcagagcctgaTGGCACAGAAG TTGCTGACAAGGCTGCCTACCTGATGGGTCTGAACTCAGCAGACCTGCTCAAGGCCCTCTGCTACCCCCGAGTCAAGGTGGGGAATGAATACGTGACCAAGGGCCAAACTGTGCAGCAG GTGTACAATTCAGTGGGTGCCTTGGCAAAATCTGTGTTTGAGAAGATGTTCCTGTGGATGGTTGTTCGCATCAACCAGCAGCTGGACACGAAGCAGCCCAGGCAGTACTTCATTGGTGTCCTGGACATTGCTGGCTTCGAGATCTTTGAT TTCaacagcctggagcagctgtgcatCAACTTCACCAATGAGAAACTGCAACAGTTCTTCAACCACCACATGTtcgtgctggagcaggaggagtaCAAGAAGGAGGGAATTGAATGGGAGTTCATTGACTTTGGCATGGACCTGGCTGCCTGCATTGAGCTCATTGAGAAG CCCATGGGCATCTTCTCCATCCTGGAAGAGGAGTGCATGTTCCCCAAGGCAACTGACACCTCTTTCAAGAACAAGCTCTATGACCAGCACCTGGGCAAGTCCAACAACTTCCAGAAGCCCAAACCTGGCAAAGGCAAGGCTGAGGCCCACTTCTCCCTGGTGCACTACGCTGGCACAGTGGACTACAACATCACTGGGTGGCTGGAGAAGAACAAGGACCCACTGAATGAAACTGTTGTGGGGCTGTATCAGAAGTCATCCTTGAAGACTCTGGCCTTGCTTTTTGCATCTGCTGGTGGGGCAGAAGCAG agagcagtggtggtggtggcaagAAGGGCGCCAAGAAGAAGGGTTCTTCTTTCCAGACCGTCTCGGCTCTCTTCCGG GAAAATTTAAACAAGCTGATGAGCAATTTGAGAAGCACACATCCCCATTTTGTGCGGTGCCTTATTcctaatgaaacaaaaacacCTG GTGCCATGGAGCACGAGCTGGTGCTGCACCAGCTGCGCTGTAACGGCGTGCTGGAAGGGATCAGGATTTGCAGGAAAGGGTTCCCCAGCAGAATCCTCTATGCTGACTTCAAACAGAG GTACAAGGTGCTTAATGCCAGTGCCATCCCTGAGGGACAGTTCATCGATAGCAAGAAGGCTTCTGAGAAGCTCCTTGGGTCAATTGATGTAGACCACACCCAGTACAAATTTGGACACACCAAG GTGTTCTTCaaagctgggctgctgggacTCCTGGAGGAGATGAGGGATGAGAAGCTGGCAGAGCTCATCACCCGCACCCAGGCCATGTGTAGGGGTTACCTGATGAGGGTGGAGTTCAAGAAAATGATGGAGAGGAG GGAGTCCATCTTCTGCATCCAGTACAATGTTCGCTCATTCATGAATGTCAAACACTGGCCATGGATGAAGCTGTTCTTCAAGATCAAGCCCTTGCTGAAGAGTGCAGAGTCTGAGAAGGAGATGGCCAACATGAAGGAAGAATTTGAGAAAACCAAGGAGGAACTTGCAAAGTCTGAGGCAAAGAGGAAGGAGCTTGAGGAGAAAATGGTGGCCTTGGTGCAGGAGAAAAATGACCTGCAGCTCCAAGTGCAGGCT GAAGCTGATGGTTTGGCTGATGCTGAGGAAAGGTGTGACCAGCTcatcaaaaccaaaatccagCTGGAAGCCAAAATTAAGGAGTTGACAGAGagagcagaagaagaagaagagatgAATGCTGAGCTGACAGCCAAGAAGAGGAAGCTGGAGGATGAATGTTCAGAGCTGAAGAAAGATATTGATGACCTTGAGCTAACACTGGCCAaggtggagaaggaaaaacacgCCACGGAAAACAAG GTGAAAAACCTGACTGAGGAGATGGCAGCCTTGGATGAGACCATTGCCAAGCtgacaaaagagaagaaagcccTCCAAGAGGCCCATCAGCAGACCCTGGATGACCTGCAGGCAGAGGAAGACAAAGTCAATACTCTGACCAAAGCCAAGAGCAAGCTGGAACAGCAAGTGGATGAT CTGGAAGGGTCCCTGGAGCAAGAGAAGAAACTGCGCATGGACCTGGAGAGAGCTAAGAGGAAACTGGAAGGAGACCTGAAGCTGGCCCAGGACAGCATCATGGATTTGGAGAATGATAAGCAACAGCTGGATGAGAAACTGAAGAA GAAAGACTTTGAAATCAGCCAGATCCAAAGTAAAACTGAGGATGAACAAGCCCTGGGCATGCAACTTCAGAAGAAGATCAAGGAGCTGCAG GCCCGTattgaggagctggaggaggaaattGAGGCAGAGCGAACCTCTCGCGCTAAAGCAGAGAAGCATCGCGCTGACCTGtccagggagctggaggagatcaGTGAGCGCCTGGAAGAAGCAGGAGGGGCCACGGCAGCTCAGGTGGAGATGAACAAGAAGCGTGAGGCAGAATTCCAGAAGATGCGCCGTGACCTGGAAGAGGCCACGCTGCAGCACGAAGCCACGGCTGCCGCCCTGCGCAAGAAGCACGCggacagcacagctgagctgggcgAGCAGATCGACAACCTGCAACGCGTGAAgcagaagctggagaaggagaagagtgaGCTGAAGATGGAGATTGACGACTTGGCCAGCAACATGGAGTCTGTCTCCAAAGCCAAG GCAAATCTGGAGAAGATGTGTCGTTCCCTAGAAGATCAGCTCAGTGAGATTAAAACAAAGGAGGAGGAACAACAGCGCATAATTAATGACCTTAGTGTTCAAAGAGCTCGGCTACAAACAGAATCTG GTGAATTTTCACGCCAGGTGGATGAGAAAGATGCTCTGATTTCTCAGCTGTCAAGAGGAAAACAGGCTTTCACTCAACAGACTGAGGAACTCAAAAGGCATCTAGAGGAAGAGATAAAG GCCAAGAACGCCCTGGCCCACGCCCTGCAGTCTGCTCGCCACGACTGTGACTTGCTCCGGGAACAATatgaggaggagcaggaggccaAGGGGGAGCTGCAGCGAGCCCTGTCCAAGGCCAACAGTGAAGTGGCCCAGTGGAGAACCAAATACGAGACGGACGCGATTCAGCGCACGGAGGAGCTCGAGGAGGCCAA GAAGAAACTGGCCCAGCGCCTGCAGGATGCAGAGGAACATGTTGAAGCTGTCAATGCCAAATGTGCCTCCCTAGAAAAGACAAAGCAGAGACTGCAGAATGAAGTGGAGGATCTGATGATTGACGTGGAGAGATccaatgctgcctgtgctgctctggatAAGAAGCAGAAGAACTTTGACAAG ATCCTGGCAGAAtggaagcagaagtatgaggaaacgcaggctgagctggaggcCTCGCAGAAGGAGTCGCGCTCTCTCAGCACGGAGCTGTTCAAGATGAAGAATGCCTATGAGGAGTCCTTGGACCACCTGGAAACCATGAAGCGGGAGAACAAGAACTTGCAGC AGGAGATTTCCGACCTCACTGAGCAAATTGCGGAGGGAGGAAAGGCGATTCATGAGCTGGAGAAAGTCAAGAAGCAGATTGAGCAGGAGAAATCTGAAatccaggctgctctggaggAAGCTGAG gcctCCCTGGAACATGAGGAGGGGAAGATCCTGCGCCTGCAGCTTGAGCTCAACCAAGTGAAGTCTGAGATTGACAGGAAGATCGCAGAGAAAGATGAGGAGATTGAACAGATGAAGAGAAACCACCTGCGAGTCGTGGACTCCATGCAGAGTACCCTGGATGCTGAGATCAGGAGCAGGAATGAAGCCCTGAGGCTGAAGAAGAAGATGGAGGGAGATCTTAATGAAATAGAAATCCAGTTGAGCCATGCCAACCgccaggctgcagaggcacagaAGAACCTGAGAAATACACAGGGAGTGCTAAAG GACACCCAGATCCACTTGGATGATGCTCTCAGGTCACAAGAGGACCTGAAGGAGCAGGTGGCCATGGTGGAGCGCAGAGCAAACCTGCTGCAGGCTGAAATTGAGGAGCTGcgggcagccctggagcagaCGGAGCGGTCAAGGAAAGTGGCTGAGCAGGAGCTTCTGGATGCAAGTGAGAGAGTTCAGCTCCtccacagccag AACACCAGCCTGATCAATACCAAGAAGAAGCTGGAAACAGACATTGCCCAGATCCAGGGTGAAATGGAGGATACCATCCAGGAAGCCCGCAATGCTGAGGagaaggccaagaaggccatCACTGAT GCGGCCATGATGGCAGAAGAgctgaagaaggagcaggaCACCAGTGCCCACCTGGAGAGGATGAAGAAGAACCTGGACCAGACGGTGAAGGACCTGCAGCACCGTCTGGATGAGGCCGAGCAGTTGGCACTGAAGGGAGGGAAGAAGCAGATCCAGAAGCTGGAGGCCAGG GTGCGGGAGCTGGAAGGGGAGGTTGATGCTGAGCAGAAGCGCAGCGCTGAAGCCGTGAAGGGCGTGCGCAAGTACGAGCGGAGGGTGAAGGAACTCACCTACCAG TCAGAGGAAGATAGGAAAAATGTTCTCAGACTGCAGGATCTGGTGGACAAGCTGCAAACTAAGGTGAAAGCTTACAAGAGACAAGCTGAGGAGGCT gaggagctgtccAATGTCAACCTCTCCAAGTTCCGCAAGATCCAGCACGAGCTGGAGGAAGCCGAGAAGCGGGCTGACATTGCAGAGTCACAGGTCAACAAGCTCCGAGCCAAGAGCCGGGAAATCAGCAAGAAGGCAGAAAGTGAAGAGTAA